One Mycoplasma wenyonii str. Massachusetts DNA window includes the following coding sequences:
- a CDS encoding class I tRNA ligase family protein — MGYHSLLLPPPNLTGALHLGHLWNIILQDFRFKWEEIRNNNNYWAIGVDHAGLSFQSKFDSLFGEKLSKENKEEYLQEMHKYAEELKQHILSQFSLITPSMPIEYARYTLEDSIQKKVIDHFHSLFSQGLIYKKKKLVNWDIKLQEVLADCEVSYKETTSKLYYLKYFLEGETNKYIVVATSRPETIFGDVAVFVHPEDERYISLTSQRVYIPGLKKLIPILSDPLIEKEFGSGAVKCTPAHDQLDWELSEKHNLEKLEIIDKQGKLTELASQFSSLDRLEAREQVVSWLDSLGLIEKIEDYQTSILYSEKSNSIVEKILAEQWFLSCSRMSTKVLERLKSQELKLNVYPAEQLNRLLSYLENMEDWCLSRQILWGIAFPIIYDLEFKKYRVNQRSRNEKEMEEEIVLDTWFSSSLWPSLVFEGRERAKAFFWPITTLVSGKDILLPWISRMLFLSLHFTGKLPFQNIFLHGLLRNKKGEKMSKSLGNGILPEELYSKYSPDVIRLAFLSNTNYDRDLRFSDQIFHKASLFLHKLEHILKFLSQQLEEHPLISQLDEPITFQFEKLSWGERWILRESCIFGNELERLYKEFDYLNLSKEIISFLTEKFSNKFLELLKLSIPLPENSVRFLAFLTRFICRLLYPFVPEFALKAHNQIFKVGLQACRPERLYPQKISINSFKYDWFFQYLKEVRQLFLSLGLDNNTETQIKIYSLDKELNEFQLGIKDLVPYLQKLNHTVSSFESLAEKQLTSLPTLKCGKLYFELIFKDLPLDKYKQYLDKKIDAFEFELSRSKTILSRKDFLENAPEELRKSEQRKYKDYQTQHKFYTELRAQF; from the coding sequence GTGGGTTATCACTCACTTTTACTTCCTCCCCCAAACTTAACTGGAGCCTTACATCTAGGACATCTTTGAAACATTATTCTTCAAGATTTCAGATTTAAGTGAGAGGAAATAAGAAATAACAATAACTATTGAGCAATAGGAGTTGATCATGCAGGACTCTCTTTCCAATCCAAATTTGACTCTCTCTTTGGAGAAAAACTCTCTAAAGAAAACAAGGAAGAATACCTACAAGAGATGCACAAATATGCTGAAGAGTTAAAACAACATATTCTTTCTCAGTTTTCCTTAATTACTCCCTCTATGCCAATAGAGTATGCCAGATACACACTTGAAGATTCAATTCAGAAAAAAGTAATTGATCACTTTCACTCCCTCTTCTCTCAAGGGCTTATATACAAAAAAAAGAAATTAGTTAATTGAGATATAAAGCTACAGGAAGTCTTGGCTGACTGTGAAGTTAGCTATAAAGAAACTACTTCAAAACTCTATTACCTTAAGTATTTCTTAGAAGGAGAAACAAATAAATATATTGTTGTTGCTACTTCTAGACCAGAGACCATCTTCGGAGATGTAGCTGTTTTTGTTCACCCGGAAGATGAAAGATATATATCTCTTACGAGTCAAAGAGTCTATATCCCTGGACTAAAGAAATTAATTCCTATTCTCTCAGATCCCTTAATAGAAAAAGAATTTGGTTCTGGGGCAGTCAAGTGTACTCCAGCTCACGATCAACTAGACTGAGAGCTCTCTGAAAAACACAATCTAGAGAAACTAGAAATTATTGATAAACAAGGAAAGCTAACTGAGTTAGCTTCTCAATTCAGCTCTTTAGATAGATTGGAGGCTAGAGAGCAGGTTGTTAGTTGACTAGATTCTCTAGGACTAATAGAGAAAATAGAAGACTATCAAACTTCTATTTTGTATTCAGAAAAGAGTAACAGTATAGTGGAAAAAATACTAGCAGAACAGTGATTTCTCTCTTGTTCCAGAATGTCCACTAAGGTTCTTGAGAGACTTAAGAGTCAAGAACTAAAGCTAAATGTCTATCCCGCGGAACAGCTAAATAGACTTTTATCCTATCTGGAGAATATGGAAGACTGGTGTTTATCTAGACAAATACTCTGAGGAATAGCATTTCCTATCATATATGATCTTGAATTCAAGAAATATAGAGTCAATCAAAGATCAAGAAATGAAAAGGAAATGGAAGAAGAGATAGTATTAGATACTTGGTTTTCCTCTTCTCTTTGACCTTCTTTAGTATTCGAGGGAAGAGAAAGAGCTAAAGCTTTCTTTTGACCAATAACTACCTTAGTTTCAGGAAAAGATATTCTTCTCCCTTGAATCTCTAGAATGCTATTTCTCTCTCTTCACTTCACTGGAAAACTTCCATTTCAAAACATATTTCTTCACGGCTTACTAAGAAATAAGAAGGGAGAGAAAATGTCTAAATCTCTAGGGAATGGGATTCTTCCTGAAGAGCTGTATAGCAAATATAGCCCTGATGTAATTAGACTTGCTTTCTTGTCAAATACTAATTACGACAGAGACCTTAGATTCTCAGATCAAATCTTTCACAAAGCTAGCTTATTTCTTCATAAGCTGGAACACATTCTCAAATTCCTTTCTCAACAACTAGAGGAACATCCTCTAATAAGTCAGTTAGATGAACCAATAACTTTTCAATTTGAAAAGTTAAGTTGAGGTGAAAGATGAATACTTAGAGAAAGTTGTATTTTTGGAAATGAGCTAGAAAGACTATACAAAGAGTTTGACTATCTAAATCTCTCTAAAGAAATAATCTCTTTCCTGACTGAAAAGTTCTCTAATAAGTTCTTGGAACTATTGAAATTATCTATTCCTCTTCCCGAAAATAGTGTTAGATTCTTAGCTTTTCTAACAAGATTCATTTGTAGACTTCTTTATCCCTTTGTTCCAGAATTTGCTTTAAAAGCTCACAATCAAATATTTAAAGTAGGATTACAAGCTTGTCGGCCAGAGAGACTCTATCCTCAAAAGATATCTATTAATTCCTTTAAATATGACTGATTCTTTCAATATCTCAAGGAAGTAAGACAGCTCTTTCTTTCTTTAGGGTTAGACAACAATACTGAAACTCAAATCAAAATCTATTCACTAGATAAAGAGCTAAATGAATTCCAACTAGGAATCAAAGACTTAGTTCCTTACCTACAAAAACTCAATCACACAGTAAGTTCTTTTGAGTCTCTAGCTGAAAAACAACTAACTTCCTTACCTACTCTAAAGTGTGGAAAGCTCTATTTTGAGCTCATATTCAAAGACTTGCCTCTAGATAAATACAAACAATATCTAGATAAGAAAATAGATGCTTTTGAGTTTGAGCTTTCTAGATCTAAAACAATACTTTCTAGAAAAGATTTTCTAGAAAATGCCCCTGAAGAATTAAGGAAGTCTGAGCAAAGAAAATACAAAGATTATCAAACACAACATAAGTTCTATACCGAACTAAGAGCTCAATTCTAG
- a CDS encoding YneF family protein: protein MFNLLIFDNGNETIGWSVGLVCVFILGIVLGHKITAKWFSKKVSKQNLISASQVRELYRQMGRTPTEKQIKQMLAAVNNK, encoded by the coding sequence TTGTTTAATCTTCTAATTTTTGACAATGGCAATGAAACTATTGGTTGAAGTGTTGGGTTAGTGTGTGTTTTTATTTTGGGAATTGTATTGGGACACAAAATAACTGCTAAATGGTTTTCCAAAAAAGTATCAAAGCAGAATTTAATTTCTGCTTCACAAGTTAGAGAGCTTTACAGACAAATGGGTAGAACTCCTACAGAAAAACAAATTAAACAAATGCTGGCTGCAGTGAACAATAAATAA
- the argS gene encoding arginine--tRNA ligase — MTAELKEKIRENLSQILKNNNWDLLLEKVVVEETKNYKFGFLNTNLPYLISSTYKKSLEEIEERLIAGWKEVSNLTEIEKAEINQGYLNFYPSSELIKEFYFVSEKNKKIVFGANRDSNWLKKYMVEIVSANPTGELHIGHIRNGVITDSLSNLLEYNGNSVYRAYLVNDAGAQIRELVESIHLIHSYFAKGTSISEPPKYHSEIIESCVKEITLKYGSHWSLDNKELTKEIKLFAIEYLLGAIKKELEELSIKVDSWDYESEICTESALALLINKLKEHLYLNDKALWFSTSKFFKEINKDDVLVKKDGSITYFCQDLIYHLKKLDFLGTEGKIVNVLAQDHSSHINRMKAFFKAINLPEDMVQYKTTQLSRLLVNGKKVVLSKRDNVYLNLTELKEHLSLDEIRWLLSSRDEESELDIDISKLKEKNYNNPIFYILYAFSRASSLIEIIKLEPKKSNSSFKALTSNKELELIYTILSLESHYKRAIDTLKPSVISAYLLNLAQKFHTFYEAFSIQNDSNMETKTARFILVKLVHRIFSELLPIFRVQPRKLS, encoded by the coding sequence TTGACAGCTGAATTAAAGGAAAAGATAAGAGAAAACTTATCTCAAATATTAAAAAACAATAACTGAGACTTACTTTTAGAAAAAGTAGTAGTTGAAGAAACCAAGAATTATAAATTTGGGTTTTTAAATACTAACTTACCTTATTTAATTTCTTCTACCTATAAGAAATCTCTAGAAGAGATAGAAGAGAGATTAATTGCTGGCTGAAAAGAAGTTAGTAACTTAACTGAGATAGAAAAAGCAGAAATTAATCAAGGATATCTAAACTTCTATCCCTCTTCTGAACTAATTAAAGAGTTTTATTTCGTTTCTGAAAAAAATAAAAAGATAGTCTTTGGGGCCAATAGAGACTCCAATTGATTAAAGAAATATATGGTTGAGATTGTTTCAGCCAATCCCACTGGAGAATTACACATTGGACACATCAGAAATGGAGTTATTACTGACTCTCTCTCTAACTTACTTGAGTACAATGGAAACTCAGTTTATAGAGCTTATTTAGTTAATGATGCGGGAGCACAAATAAGAGAGTTGGTAGAGTCAATTCACTTAATTCACTCTTATTTCGCAAAAGGAACTTCAATTTCTGAACCCCCAAAATACCACTCAGAAATTATTGAGAGTTGTGTAAAGGAAATAACTCTTAAGTACGGAAGTCATTGAAGTTTAGATAACAAAGAGTTAACTAAAGAGATCAAACTCTTTGCAATTGAGTATCTTTTAGGTGCAATCAAAAAAGAATTAGAGGAGCTCTCAATTAAGGTAGATAGCTGGGATTATGAATCTGAAATTTGCACTGAATCAGCTCTTGCATTACTAATAAATAAGTTAAAAGAGCACCTATATCTAAATGACAAAGCTTTGTGATTTAGTACTAGCAAATTCTTTAAAGAGATAAATAAAGATGATGTCTTAGTTAAGAAAGATGGTTCAATAACTTATTTCTGTCAAGATCTCATTTATCACTTAAAAAAATTAGATTTCTTAGGCACTGAAGGAAAGATAGTTAATGTTTTAGCTCAAGATCATTCTTCTCACATAAATAGAATGAAAGCATTCTTCAAGGCTATTAATTTACCAGAAGATATGGTTCAATATAAAACCACTCAACTCTCTAGATTACTGGTAAATGGCAAGAAAGTAGTTTTGTCTAAGAGAGATAATGTCTATCTAAACCTAACTGAACTAAAGGAACACCTTAGTCTAGATGAAATTAGATGACTCTTGAGCTCTAGAGATGAAGAAAGTGAGCTAGATATAGATATAAGTAAGTTGAAAGAAAAGAACTACAACAATCCTATCTTCTATATTCTCTATGCTTTCTCTAGAGCATCTAGTCTAATAGAAATAATTAAGTTAGAGCCTAAGAAGTCTAACTCAAGCTTTAAAGCTCTAACTAGCAATAAAGAATTAGAGTTAATCTATACTATTCTCTCTCTAGAGTCTCACTATAAAAGAGCAATAGATACTCTAAAGCCTAGTGTTATTTCTGCTTATTTACTAAATCTAGCTCAAAAGTTTCACACTTTCTATGAAGCCTTTTCAATCCAAAATGACTCTAATATGGAAACCAAAACAGCTAGATTCATATTAGTTAAATTGGTTCATAGAATATTCTCAGAGTTACTTCCCATCTTTAGAGTTCAACCTAGAAAGTTAAGTTAA
- a CDS encoding ribonuclease HIII has protein sequence MKKTKYSFQGSEAASDESGKGDFFGGMHVSLTFLNTENYLKLKDSKLLARITDSKLLSDATVYYLAPKLKTLLSDDIFTVSFKIKEYNKIYSKIKNINALLSYAHDSLWKQLNASLRAREEPPPEKTVIDQFCPQDKYYEYLAKIGVKGEEITNFETKAELNHLSCAISSIISRFNFLEEISELSRKLHYNLPLGASHLVIDAFRELRLRKETLKAEELCKTHFKTYEKALAV, from the coding sequence ATCAAGAAGACTAAATATAGTTTTCAGGGGAGCGAAGCTGCCTCAGATGAAAGCGGTAAAGGTGATTTCTTCGGGGGAATGCATGTTAGTCTTACTTTCTTAAATACAGAAAACTATCTCAAGCTAAAAGACTCTAAGTTATTAGCTAGAATTACTGACTCTAAGTTGCTATCTGATGCAACTGTTTATTATTTAGCTCCTAAGCTAAAAACATTATTGTCTGACGATATATTCACTGTCTCCTTCAAGATCAAAGAGTACAACAAGATTTATTCCAAGATAAAAAACATAAATGCACTTTTAAGTTATGCACATGATTCTCTGTGAAAACAATTAAATGCGAGCTTAAGAGCCAGAGAGGAGCCTCCCCCAGAGAAAACAGTTATTGATCAGTTTTGTCCGCAAGACAAATACTATGAATATCTAGCAAAGATAGGTGTAAAGGGGGAAGAGATTACTAACTTTGAAACTAAAGCAGAGCTAAATCACTTATCTTGTGCCATCTCTTCAATAATTAGTAGATTTAACTTCTTAGAAGAGATCTCTGAACTATCTAGAAAATTGCACTATAACCTACCATTAGGAGCTTCTCACTTGGTTATAGATGCTTTTAGAGAACTAAGACTAAGAAAAGAAACTTTGAAGGCTGAAGAACTTTGCAAGACTCACTTTAAAACCTATGAGAAAGCCCTTGCAGTTTAA
- the rplM gene encoding 50S ribosomal protein L13: MNLGKTTLLTREEALAQRKWVLLDAKNVYLGRLAVQIADLLRGKGKVNFTPSYDCGEFVVVINSDKIRLSGHKLTDKFWYRHSGYPGGLKQRNGREMLEHYSDKMLMLAVKGMLPRNRYLSRALLNKLKIYKGPEHPHTAQLSNS; this comes from the coding sequence ATGAATCTAGGAAAGACAACCTTACTCACTAGAGAGGAAGCTCTTGCTCAAAGAAAGTGAGTATTATTAGATGCTAAAAATGTTTACTTAGGTAGATTAGCAGTTCAAATAGCTGACTTATTAAGAGGAAAGGGAAAAGTAAACTTCACCCCATCTTATGACTGTGGAGAGTTTGTAGTAGTTATTAATAGTGACAAGATAAGACTTTCTGGGCACAAACTTACAGATAAGTTTTGGTATAGACACTCTGGTTATCCCGGAGGATTAAAGCAAAGAAATGGGAGAGAGATGTTAGAGCACTACTCTGACAAAATGCTTATGTTAGCTGTTAAGGGTATGTTACCTAGAAATAGATACCTTTCTAGAGCTTTACTGAACAAATTAAAGATTTATAAAGGACCAGAACATCCCCATACAGCTCAATTATCAAACAGCTAA
- a CDS encoding iron-containing alcohol dehydrogenase, which translates to MSSLASKAKGTTNKLFPKKAKEDISESIYKNALDSQLFFQFQRSSFQLKPFNTKTSSVTVNTIQDEFALNKFKSLITDNKKNFDYNYSNLDPLQEPNYEEFFRVREERKNREEETSPTKEVATPKKQKNDKRKIPLLNNWEVGEDTLEKSLLFKLKKANINSLMILSDDSYTRQLISYKKIVALLEDNKIPYYEYTNIQPSPTKEVVQKIVKICNKHRTNSILVVGSNSLIDFAKLIIRKLIKPTSIRMQSNSSRTIVSSYFSMFTVPTLVLPSTKTIDQQILTKKPVKVGKNQRGNSIFLFNPIDSSDFVAYFPSLLLEYKKSKQQELLHLLFFRLIFSYFDSQLTTEDRMRLVRELKSIEWYLDYLENNPSLSLIDAKIIMVIAAKCFDGRYFMTKSNYWTWFKLAANLTQLTKLEYYKSLALFLPSFLEYITVNDKEGQKRALELSYLLFGLASTEGLVLQLIKHIKKYKLPQKFYDIPKLKEINSKFMNQLIKQSSPFLSSYKMTKTIIQNLAVW; encoded by the coding sequence ATGTCATCCTTAGCCTCCAAGGCAAAGGGAACTACTAATAAATTATTTCCAAAGAAAGCCAAAGAAGATATCTCAGAATCAATTTACAAAAATGCATTAGATAGTCAGTTATTCTTTCAGTTTCAAAGATCTTCCTTTCAACTCAAACCCTTTAATACAAAAACTTCTTCTGTAACTGTAAATACCATTCAAGATGAATTTGCACTTAATAAGTTCAAGTCACTAATTACTGACAACAAAAAGAACTTTGACTACAACTACTCCAATCTAGATCCTCTTCAAGAACCTAACTATGAAGAATTCTTTAGAGTAAGGGAAGAAAGAAAAAACAGAGAAGAAGAGACAAGTCCGACCAAAGAAGTTGCTACCCCCAAGAAACAAAAGAATGACAAGAGAAAGATCCCCCTATTAAATAACTGAGAAGTTGGGGAAGATACTCTAGAGAAATCTCTACTGTTCAAGTTAAAAAAAGCAAATATAAATAGCTTAATGATTCTCTCTGATGACTCTTACACTAGACAATTAATTAGTTACAAAAAGATAGTTGCGCTCTTAGAAGATAACAAGATCCCATACTATGAATACACCAATATTCAACCTTCTCCAACTAAAGAGGTAGTTCAAAAGATAGTCAAAATCTGCAACAAACACAGAACTAACTCTATACTAGTAGTCGGTTCTAACTCACTAATAGACTTTGCAAAGCTAATTATTAGAAAACTAATTAAGCCTACAAGTATAAGAATGCAATCTAATTCCTCAAGAACTATAGTATCTTCTTACTTCTCTATGTTTACAGTTCCAACTCTAGTACTTCCTTCAACTAAAACAATCGATCAACAGATACTAACTAAAAAGCCTGTTAAGGTTGGTAAGAATCAAAGAGGTAACTCCATCTTCCTCTTTAATCCAATTGATAGTTCTGATTTTGTAGCTTACTTTCCTAGTCTCTTATTGGAGTACAAGAAATCAAAACAACAAGAATTATTGCATTTACTCTTCTTCAGACTTATATTCAGTTACTTTGATAGTCAATTAACTACTGAAGACAGAATGAGATTAGTTAGAGAACTTAAATCAATAGAGTGATATCTTGACTATCTAGAAAATAATCCTTCCTTATCCCTAATAGATGCAAAGATTATTATGGTTATTGCAGCTAAATGCTTTGATGGAAGATACTTTATGACTAAATCAAATTATTGAACTTGATTTAAATTAGCAGCTAATTTAACTCAATTAACTAAGCTTGAATACTATAAGTCTTTGGCACTCTTTCTCCCTTCCTTCTTAGAGTACATAACTGTTAATGACAAAGAAGGACAAAAAAGAGCTCTAGAACTAAGCTATCTCTTATTTGGTCTTGCCTCCACTGAAGGATTAGTACTTCAACTAATTAAGCACATAAAGAAATACAAATTACCTCAAAAGTTCTACGATATTCCCAAATTAAAAGAGATAAATAGTAAGTTTATGAATCAGTTAATTAAGCAATCTTCTCCTTTCCTATCTTCTTATAAGATGACTAAAACAATAATTCAGAACTTAGCTGTTTGATAA
- a CDS encoding MIP family Ig-specific serine endopeptidase — protein sequence MALVKKLVLTLVTIPSSAVGVYKLWSPNVSSEPDFKFLTEGMEMTQVQEDAYDIHRQTIEAESAGTLAHQSQEIDWQEQKRLNREIAEKAFKKLDDYSFRIFWSCGIGTGWILDYEIPERADKYPTTWYIATAAHVINGYKFAENPYKQSLPSSVEETQRLRRKLAHRVNSYLPWYSRLSLWDHNTTTCDVSNKYGYSDLNLAKSSNGAELKAEYGGWLNGRMEEPKLFYAAFDLFEENPELGIRANNYKDFAVLEIKFKEEDYARRITNNFADHYRVESTDAINVFADPLDVRYDTEKIQQLEENFFELGYPKGNKGKFEQSRGWDEEREEGYKLLNDHSGLHHDTNQQKIRGFADGNKGIYKVEWNGTRRNDVGHFHLLGINKKYRLEGGASGSLFTDKDGNLLGIHGGGGGSSSTIVPLRGKERRGDHVIKSPKFDLLLGATGQKSSYREQVETYKKNTWLKARGWAHKAKN from the coding sequence ATGGCACTTGTTAAAAAACTAGTTTTAACTCTAGTTACCATTCCTTCCTCTGCTGTTGGTGTTTATAAGTTATGAAGTCCTAATGTTTCTAGTGAACCTGATTTCAAGTTCCTTACAGAGGGAATGGAGATGACTCAAGTTCAAGAAGATGCATATGATATTCATCGACAAACTATAGAGGCTGAATCTGCAGGAACACTAGCTCATCAATCACAAGAAATAGACTGGCAAGAGCAAAAAAGACTTAATAGAGAAATAGCAGAAAAAGCTTTTAAGAAACTAGATGATTACTCCTTTAGAATCTTCTGATCCTGTGGTATTGGAACAGGATGAATACTAGACTATGAAATTCCTGAAAGAGCTGACAAATATCCAACAACTTGATATATTGCAACTGCGGCACATGTAATAAATGGATATAAGTTTGCTGAAAACCCTTACAAGCAATCTCTCCCTTCTTCAGTTGAAGAAACACAAAGATTAAGAAGAAAGTTAGCACATAGAGTTAATTCTTATCTTCCTTGGTACTCTAGATTATCTCTGTGAGACCACAATACAACAACTTGTGATGTATCAAATAAATATGGTTATTCAGATCTAAATCTTGCAAAGTCTTCAAATGGTGCGGAGCTAAAGGCGGAATATGGAGGTTGACTAAATGGAAGAATGGAAGAACCTAAGCTGTTTTATGCAGCCTTTGATTTATTTGAAGAAAATCCAGAATTAGGTATTAGAGCAAACAACTATAAAGACTTTGCAGTGCTAGAAATTAAATTCAAGGAAGAAGATTATGCAAGAAGAATAACTAATAATTTTGCTGACCATTATCGAGTGGAATCAACAGATGCTATAAATGTATTCGCTGATCCTCTAGATGTTAGATATGACACCGAAAAAATTCAACAATTAGAAGAAAATTTCTTTGAGCTTGGTTATCCAAAAGGAAATAAAGGAAAGTTTGAACAATCAAGAGGTTGAGATGAAGAAAGGGAAGAGGGATACAAATTATTGAATGATCATTCAGGATTACATCATGATACAAATCAACAAAAGATTAGAGGGTTCGCTGATGGTAATAAAGGGATTTATAAAGTAGAGTGAAATGGTACAAGAAGAAATGATGTAGGACATTTCCACCTATTAGGAATAAATAAGAAATACAGACTAGAAGGGGGAGCTTCTGGTAGCCTATTTACAGACAAAGATGGTAACTTACTAGGAATACATGGTGGAGGGGGAGGAAGTAGTTCAACAATTGTTCCTCTGAGGGGCAAGGAGAGAAGGGGGGATCACGTAATTAAATCTCCTAAATTTGACTTGTTATTGGGTGCTACTGGACAAAAATCTTCTTACAGGGAGCAAGTAGAAACTTATAAAAAGAATACTTGACTAAAAGCAAGAGGTTGAGCACATAAGGCTAAAAATTAA
- a CDS encoding restriction endonuclease PLD domain-containing protein, translating into MSPLLITDDSETINDHFRKEMQKADKLIILVGFCSPDSLLELDRLVRKYSIQNITLVLGMYQIENMPKSLRLKVLWINKQWQNAGIGEIKMVCSFKYHGQLYCFFKNNQIQTVMIGSPDLSFLVNSGSAEQQEYEVTLITNDPETLKNYLIHIEEMMSREISESITVLGKQWLLSLNKKQKVKTKQ; encoded by the coding sequence GTGAGTCCATTATTAATTACAGACGATAGCGAAACTATTAATGATCATTTCAGAAAAGAAATGCAAAAGGCAGACAAATTAATAATTCTGGTAGGATTTTGTTCTCCAGATTCTTTACTAGAACTAGACAGGCTAGTAAGAAAATACAGCATCCAAAACATTACATTAGTTCTAGGTATGTATCAAATTGAAAACATGCCAAAGTCGCTCAGATTAAAAGTTTTGTGAATTAATAAACAATGACAAAATGCAGGAATTGGGGAAATAAAGATGGTTTGTTCTTTTAAATATCACGGTCAGTTGTATTGTTTTTTCAAAAATAATCAAATCCAAACAGTGATGATTGGTTCTCCCGACTTAAGTTTTTTGGTGAATTCAGGGTCAGCGGAACAACAAGAATATGAAGTTACTCTTATAACAAATGATCCAGAAACTCTCAAAAACTATCTAATTCATATAGAAGAGATGATGTCAAGAGAGATATCTGAAAGTATTACTGTGCTCGGTAAGCAGTGATTACTTTCTCTAAATAAAAAGCAAAAAGTTAAGACAAAGCAATAA
- a CDS encoding MIP family Ig-specific serine endopeptidase, with amino-acid sequence MPITWKSGTVLFSAIVGSIVGAKKLIYGSGNSITSPNSEKVTLARSDSSVEHAEPTEENKESFREAQKFLATEPYSSATYADLPESTYSNNNLISEEERQKRIAQAEKIHKVLNDYTFKLVHPCSFGTGWILDYELPKEGEKYPTTWYFGTAAHVVDKWRFVENPYGQILPVSEEATKSLRALKHKRQFNWSGVGLLSMKGCSANIRQGYFDIAIIRQDSDFNYKSDLGLLHNKKIKEPKLFYAPINFLNEDSSLDVEAEQQRDFAIIEIEFTDEEIARKVTNNFATKYPVESKEALNFFAPSLTEKYTEEALNKSEEDFYHLGYPGGAGDKWKYTTTFNPNTGRGLRLSDDERYLVSDKDKKRIRGLANSYRVFDMSWEKGKKRIQVGNHYVMKSDSWGYRLRGGASGSMIVDKDGNVLGLLEGSGQLGDLQSFWTPLRQSKIEGRERGDLRSPKYDFILGAEGQKNSYKEQVEKYNKNTWLRKRGWAHKT; translated from the coding sequence ATGCCTATTACCTGAAAGAGTGGAACTGTTTTATTCTCCGCCATTGTTGGTTCAATTGTTGGAGCAAAGAAGTTAATCTATGGGAGTGGTAATTCAATCACCTCCCCCAACTCAGAAAAAGTAACACTAGCAAGAAGTGATAGTTCTGTAGAGCATGCCGAACCCACAGAAGAAAACAAAGAGAGTTTCCGAGAAGCACAAAAATTTTTAGCGACTGAGCCCTATAGTTCTGCTACTTATGCAGACCTTCCTGAAAGCACTTATTCCAATAACAATCTAATTTCAGAAGAAGAAAGACAAAAGAGAATAGCGCAGGCTGAAAAGATTCATAAAGTGTTAAATGACTATACCTTTAAATTAGTTCACCCATGTAGTTTTGGAACTGGTTGGATTTTAGATTACGAACTTCCTAAGGAAGGTGAAAAATACCCAACTACCTGATATTTTGGAACTGCTGCTCATGTTGTCGATAAGTGAAGATTTGTTGAAAATCCTTATGGACAAATTTTGCCTGTCTCTGAGGAGGCAACCAAAAGCTTAAGAGCACTTAAACATAAACGCCAATTTAATTGATCGGGAGTTGGCTTATTGAGCATGAAGGGATGCTCAGCCAATATACGTCAAGGATATTTTGACATTGCCATCATTAGACAAGATAGCGATTTCAACTATAAGAGTGATTTAGGTTTATTACACAATAAGAAAATCAAAGAACCTAAGTTGTTCTATGCTCCAATCAATTTCTTAAATGAAGATAGTTCATTAGATGTTGAGGCTGAACAACAACGGGATTTTGCGATTATCGAAATTGAATTTACTGATGAAGAGATTGCAAGAAAAGTAACTAATAATTTTGCGACTAAGTATCCTGTTGAATCTAAAGAAGCTTTAAATTTCTTTGCCCCTTCCTTAACAGAAAAATATACCGAAGAAGCGTTGAATAAGTCTGAGGAAGATTTCTATCATTTAGGATATCCTGGTGGGGCTGGCGATAAATGAAAATATACTACCACTTTCAATCCAAATACAGGTAGAGGTTTAAGACTTTCAGATGATGAACGATATCTTGTAAGTGACAAAGATAAAAAAAGAATTCGAGGGCTTGCTAATTCTTATAGAGTTTTTGATATGTCTTGAGAAAAAGGCAAAAAAAGAATACAAGTTGGAAATCACTATGTAATGAAAAGTGATTCTTGGGGATACAGGCTGAGAGGGGGAGCGTCAGGAAGCATGATAGTAGACAAGGATGGAAATGTATTAGGATTGCTTGAGGGATCAGGTCAACTGGGTGATCTGCAATCTTTTTGAACTCCTTTGAGACAAAGCAAAATAGAGGGTAGAGAGCGAGGTGATTTACGTTCACCTAAATATGACTTTATATTGGGTGCTGAAGGCCAAAAGAATTCTTATAAGGAACAAGTAGAAAAATATAACAAAAACACCTGACTAAGAAAGAGAGGTTGAGCACATAAGACTTAA